Part of the uncultured Methanobrevibacter sp. genome, TCATAAAAAAGATAATTGGTATTAGTTTTATTGAAGAAGGTGCAAATTTATTTATTATTGCTATTGGGTATAAACCTGGTGGAGTGGTTCCAATTTTGATGCCTGGAATGAATTCATCTTGGTATGCTGCAAATTCAGCATATCCTTTACCATTTGGGTTAGTATTAACTAGTATTGTAATTGGAGCAAGTACTTTAGCAGTAATGTTAGCTATTGTAATGGTTATCTATAAGAAATATGGAACTTTAAGTACAAAAGTATTGTTGGCAGATACATCTAAACAGGAGGAATATAATGAGTAATTATTTAATTCCACTTATGGTAATAGTTCCTATGCTTTGTGCAATACTTGTAAATGTATTTTCTAAATTTAATAAGTCTGTTAAAATATTATCATTTGTAGTAGCTATCTGCTTACCAATAATTCCGTTACTTTCTAATTATGGATTGCATTTCTTTGGAGGTTATACTCCAATGGTTGATAATGTAACTGGAGTTGTTTATCACCCTGCTATTACATATTCATTTGATATGTTGCAACAGATATTTATTGCAGTAATAGGATTAATAACTTTCTTAGTTGCGTTTATTTATTTATCAAAATATAAAAAAGCTTCTGGACATTATTTATTCTTGTTATTTATGGGTACTGCATCTGTAACAGCATTATTACTTACTGATGATATATTTAACATGTTTGTATTTTTTGAAATACTTGCATTAGTTCAAGTAGGTATTGTGATTGCATCACCTATGGATTATAGTTATGAAATGGCTTTAAAATACATGGTTTTAGGATCTATTGGAAGTCCAATAATGCTTTTAGGAATTGGATTTTTACTTGCAAGTACAGGTAATATTAATATTTCTGATATTGTTGTAGCACTTCATAATGGAACTTTAAGTATGACTTCTCCTGTTTTATTAATGGCATTTGCTTTAATATTCTTCGGATGGTTATATGCTTCAGGATTACCTCCATTCCATGTTATAAAATCTGGAATATATAGTAAAGCAGAACCTCATGGTGCAGCATTACTCCAGGCATTTACAGTTATTTCAATGATTTCCATTGTTTTAATAATGTTTA contains:
- a CDS encoding cation:proton antiporter subunit C, with the protein product MAYMQLAALITAGALVVVGLFAAIFIDNIIKKIIGISFIEEGANLFIIAIGYKPGGVVPILMPGMNSSWYAANSAYPLPFGLVLTSIVIGASTLAVMLAIVMVIYKKYGTLSTKVLLADTSKQEEYNE
- the ehbF gene encoding energy conserving hydrogenase EhbF encodes the protein MSNYLIPLMVIVPMLCAILVNVFSKFNKSVKILSFVVAICLPIIPLLSNYGLHFFGGYTPMVDNVTGVVYHPAITYSFDMLQQIFIAVIGLITFLVAFIYLSKYKKASGHYLFLLFMGTASVTALLLTDDIFNMFVFFEILALVQVGIVIASPMDYSYEMALKYMVLGSIGSPIMLLGIGFLLASTGNINISDIVVALHNGTLSMTSPVLLMAFALIFFGWLYASGLPPFHVIKSGIYSKAEPHGAALLQAFTVISMISIVLIMFRIFHELPIFELLLILFSILAMILGVSLALTQTDFRRMIGYLAVGELGFIGLGIGLGTQFSITAGLFQALNEIITTALLFIGFGLIAYVTKEEDTRKLGGLLAYHPKVGLMLLFGGLAMAGVPPFSGFQSKLMLVQASLSCGYPELSILAVIVSIATFVVFVKTFYGMFLRPKPATLEVPDNDVPKSAVFAMGVLLILIIVLGICPGIVTNGISEFVGGIL